Within Aspergillus oryzae RIB40 DNA, chromosome 2, the genomic segment TTCAGACTTAGTCCTGAGGCCACATCTTTTAACTGCAGTCCACCCAAGGCCAAATTTCCAACCGGGACCGGATAACTCTTGCCATTGGGATAGGTCTGATATGTTTGATAAACAGTCTTGAAGCTGACATTTGGGATAACAGAGCCAACCTCGACCTGATCACCAACGAAACCCTGTATACTTCCTCCTTGTACGCTCCAATAAGAGGTCTCCCATGCGCTTCGGTTCAAGGCCACCGCCGTGGTTGATTCACTCTGGTTGTACGTGCCGGCGCGTGCTGCGTAACATGTTGTCGAGAGGGTTGTGTTCGAGCAAATCGAGTCGGCGAAGATGGTGGTGGCCCCATTGGCGCCGGGATAAAGATCGACTGATTGTTTATTGCTGCCCACTGCTATCCTCACGGCTTGCCATGGACCGTCTGGGCCGTATGCCTGTGATGACCAGTTCATCACTAGGGGATTTGCCGCATGAGTAGCATCTTGGAGgacaaaaacaagaagacaTAGAAGTCGCATCATACTGTTAACATAATCGTAAATACTTAGCTGGCTCGAGTTTtagaatgaaaaaaaaaaaaaaaaaaaaaaaaaaaaaaaaaaaaaaaaaaaaaagaaaagaaaagaaaggcaatggaGTAGATGATGGCGATCGCGGAAATGAGGGATAAACCTGGAGTGGAATGCTGGCGAGAACGTGAGAAATAATCCTCCGCACCCCTCGCCTTCAAAGTGAGACAGACACATCTCCGTATTTAATTTTCTGCAAGACTATCACGAAAAGCTAGTCTCCATATCCCTGCACAGTTTAAGCCATCTTAAGAAGAGTTATGCGAAGCCACAGGTGCAAGTATCCTCAATACGGTTAGATTAGTCGGCCGTCAGTCGTCTAGATCCTCAACAACAATGCATATAAGCTGACCATTCTATGGTTACATCGGGAGTCAGACTTACTAGTCTGCAAGGCTTATAAAATACCCTTCTGTATACGCTAGAGGGGACTGTGCTATGGATCTAAGGCACTTTGCACCACCCCAAAATTTACTGGTCTTGCCTACCGTTGTCGAGAGGCCAAGAGACAGTTTCAACTATATGTGCTTTTAGTATCTGGAGATTAGCGATGATATAGCAATTACCTCCAGGATTTCGAGTCAGACATACCTTGTTCTTTCTGCTACATTGACTCAACTCCATGGTTTGGCCTCAATCCAAAATTTGGCAAGGGGCAGGTGTTATTAAACCTATTCTATCTAGTATCACAGATCAGGCTACTAAAGCATAGGGTCTTCTAATGTCACCTTTACGCGTCGGCCCAGACGTCCATCTGGCAAGAAAGCTTTCATTAGTGAAAATGGGCAATATATGAACAGCATTTCCGCTCGGAAAGGAGGTCGCGAGTGGTGATCGCTGTCCCGCCCGGTTAAACCAGAGAGACCGACTCCTACATTTTCTCATATCCCAAGCCTGGCTCGACTGGGCTCTCATATATCCTGGCCTTGCTGATCTAAAGGATGTCACCACGTCGTGTCTCTATTTTGGTTTGACCGGGAGAAGAACTGGTGGAGATAACCGTCATAAACAACAAATGCTTACCGGCGGGGTCAATCTGCCAGCCGGCCCAATTAGGGCTCCCAGCCAACGTGTTATAGAAGGCCTTAAGGCAAACTACATGTACGTAGTTCCACCATATCCAGGAATTAGATCTGATCGGAGTCAATCATTGTGGGGCTTTCTGCCTAGTGAAATGGCGATCTTTTTCTGATGATCAGTTTGGAGTACATAAGGGTTGCAGTTCCAGATAATCCAGAACTCAGTGGCCCCGAGCTATTGAGTTAAAGCGTATCAATGTTCAGATTCATGACAGGTCTCTAATTATTGATCAGCTACGATTTTTAATAGCCTCTATACTAGGACTAATGGGGTTAATATTGGAGATTCTCATTATGAAGGAATCCTTTATAGCATTTTCCAATATACTTAGAGTAGACgtgttggttgtttttctaCTTATACCCATCCATATCCTTAAGCTGACAAAAATCCGGAGACCGGGAATTGCACGCTGAGTAGAATAGGGGTAGAAGGACGAACCAACATAATAAACCACCAACAGGAGCCTACTACTGCAGGTCATAACTTGATACCAGTATTCCACCACCAATGCGTGGATTATGTGTTCTACTCCTCGAGAACAGCGTTCGGTGCTTCTTCCACGTCTACGGGAAAGTAAAAGCCCCGATTCAACCCAGCCCAGTAAGACCCATCCAAACCCAACGCGAGACCCTGTCTTATTATAGATCTAGGGACGGAGATACACAAGGTATATATTACATCTGATataaaaatcaaaaacatacaacaggagggattcgctggtggtcacccacccaactactaacctcccggcgtgtggcttaagtacggctgagcggacgggaagccctgttctccacaccctatggtcgtatgtaccAGTTCTTTCGTTGTAGAAAATTATATAGTGTAGAGCCCTGAGGTGATTGTATCATTGTCAACAGGCTATTATTAGCACCTTGAAGTTCAAACAACGGCGTCCTTAGCTGCAAAACACAGCCATAAAATGAAGGCGGCGCAAAATATTGCGGACCATCTGCGTGGATATGTATCGGAGCATAGAGATCAGGGCATCTAAGCTTTGTGAGAGAAAGATGACATCGTGGATAGATGGCTGGTTGTTGTATTCAGCATCTAGTTATTGAATGAGACGAaatggtggtggttgtggtaAATTATACCGCTTGGCAACTTATCTCCTTGTGTGCGAAACTTCACGCTACATTTTACGATGTCCTAAACTGCAGATTTTTAAATATCTTCCTATGGCAATAATATTTTTGTATAATTCAATTTAAATGTCAATATTTAAGGCTAAAACTCTATGTGTGGGGACATTTTCATCTCAAGTTATTGTCTCTCTCTATATTCTTAAAGTTCAAGGGactatagtatttttaactctacggagtacattcaTTTCAATTATATCTACCATCTAACTTTCAGTAACTACTACAGCTTACTGTATTATTCACATTGATCGTTACTCTAACTTATTGAATCAAACAGGTTATATGATCTTACTGTGATGTTCATATTTTCAAAATATCGACCCTTGGTACACTAGTGCTACCATGTAGCTTTAGTCTATAGCTACGCAAGACTAATCCTCTAATCGCATAGACAGAAGGAAATTGCTAGGCCCCAACGCTATTCCCTAGGGGCTTTGTACCATATAAATAATCTAAGAACTCCACAGAGCTTACCCCAGCAATTTATTATCCTTGAAACCCCCTTCATCTCTTTAGGATTAATTCATCACTAGGACACTAATAGCCGAACAGTGCAGAACTACTACCTGCTTTACCTGTCGTGCCCGTTGGCTGTTTTTTGAATGAACCAATTGATCATGTCAAACACCGTACCAAACCGTGACATCCAGACCAGACCCACCCTTCGCCTAAGAGGCAAGGGTGCAAATGAGCTGAAAGAACCCCGGATTTCAGAGCATCCGCGGGATGGACCGTGGATGCCAGATCCAAGTGGGTTGGAAAACGAGTTAGCGGTCCAGCCACCCGACACAAAGCCTGCAACAGGAGTCACCATGGACGAATACAGAGCTTCGTTCAAAGTGGACCGACAAGAGGCAAGCAAAAAAATGAGGGAGCTCAAAGCAGAGAACAGGCTTGATGAGGTCGAGCTTCAGTGGGCCGTTATAATGTGGAATTCAGTCGATATGATGCGTACGGATGGTTGGTCTGAGGATGAGATCGAATCAGCCCTGGAAAGATACTATGCTGGTCCTCAATAGTATGTTGCCGCCCCCTTAC encodes:
- a CDS encoding uncharacterized protein (predicted protein), which gives rise to MSNTVPNRDIQTRPTLRLRGKGANELKEPRISEHPRDGPWMPDPSGLENELAVQPPDTKPATGVTMDEYRASFKVDRQEASKKMRELKAENRLDEVELQWAVIMWNSVDMMRTDGWSEDEIESALERYYAGPQ